Proteins from a genomic interval of Lysobacter arenosi:
- the cls gene encoding cardiolipin synthase: MPFDLHAGYWLFFLDWLIRLAALAWIPVRSPPAAARSWLLLVGFVPLLGLPLYLVLGHPWLARQRRERQALASAVIRERQDSLREWRWLPPGGEGDASADIPRLAERLGDFMPTHGNGIELLDDYDASLATLLADIDGAREEVHLLYYLMFDDRVGAAIADALKRAASRGVRCRLLLDAVGAKPGLRAFARPLREAGVDVRAMLAGGLAWRSLSRMDLRNHRKLAVIDRRVGYVGSQNLAEPEFVPGYPNRELVARVMGPAVRQMAALFASDWLIETGERLTADGAYTGNGAAPAQLLPGGPAYPFQNARNVVVALIQHARRRVVLTTPYFVPDDVTLGALHLAALSGVQVQLVLSQSNNQNLTRWAQRSYYEELLEAGVRIALYRPHFLHAKHLSVDEDIALIGSINLDIRSFALNAEVGLLCYDRAVVERLRDIEAGYLADSEILELASWRARPRWRRSVEGISRLADSLI, from the coding sequence ATGCCCTTTGACCTGCACGCCGGCTACTGGCTGTTCTTCCTGGACTGGCTGATCCGGCTGGCGGCGCTGGCGTGGATTCCGGTGCGCAGCCCGCCGGCGGCCGCGCGCAGCTGGCTGCTGCTGGTCGGCTTCGTGCCATTGCTCGGGTTGCCGCTGTATCTGGTACTCGGCCATCCGTGGCTGGCGCGGCAACGGCGCGAGCGCCAGGCGCTGGCATCGGCGGTGATCCGCGAGCGCCAGGACAGCCTGCGCGAATGGCGCTGGCTGCCACCGGGCGGCGAAGGCGACGCCAGCGCGGACATTCCGCGTCTTGCCGAGCGTCTGGGCGACTTCATGCCCACCCATGGCAACGGCATCGAGTTGCTCGACGACTACGACGCGTCGCTGGCCACGTTGCTCGCGGATATCGATGGCGCCCGCGAGGAAGTGCACCTGTTGTACTACCTGATGTTTGACGACCGCGTCGGCGCCGCGATCGCCGATGCGCTCAAGCGTGCGGCTTCGCGCGGCGTCCGCTGCCGGCTGCTGCTCGACGCGGTGGGTGCCAAGCCTGGCTTGCGTGCGTTCGCCCGACCGCTACGTGAGGCCGGCGTCGATGTCCGCGCGATGCTGGCCGGGGGCCTGGCCTGGCGCAGCCTGTCGCGCATGGACCTGCGCAACCATCGCAAGCTGGCGGTCATCGATCGCCGCGTGGGTTATGTCGGTTCGCAGAACCTCGCCGAGCCGGAGTTCGTCCCGGGCTACCCCAATCGCGAACTGGTCGCGCGTGTGATGGGGCCGGCGGTGCGGCAGATGGCGGCGCTGTTCGCCAGCGACTGGCTGATCGAGACCGGCGAGCGCCTGACTGCCGATGGCGCCTACACCGGCAATGGCGCGGCACCGGCGCAGCTGCTGCCAGGCGGGCCGGCGTATCCGTTCCAGAATGCGCGCAACGTCGTGGTCGCCCTGATCCAGCACGCGCGTCGACGGGTGGTGCTGACCACGCCCTACTTCGTGCCTGACGACGTGACGCTCGGCGCGCTGCACCTGGCCGCGTTGTCGGGAGTGCAGGTGCAACTGGTGCTGTCGCAGAGCAACAACCAGAACCTCACCCGCTGGGCGCAGCGGTCCTACTACGAAGAACTGCTGGAGGCCGGCGTCCGCATCGCGCTGTACCGGCCCCACTTCCTGCATGCCAAGCACCTGAGCGTCGACGAGGACATCGCCCTGATCGGCTCGATCAACCTCGACATCCGCTCCTTCGCGCTCAATGCCGAGGTCGGGCTGCTGTGCTACGACCGCGCCGTGGTCGAACGCCTTCGCGACATCGAGGCCGGATACCTGGCCGATTCGGAGATTCTCGAGCTGGCGTCGTGGCGGGCGCGACCGCGCTGGCGGCGCAGCGTGGAGGGGATTTCGCGACTGGCCGACTCGCTGATCTAG
- a CDS encoding VOC family protein, protein MSTRELFAYLCVRDAQAAIDFYRDVFGASETLRLVDAGGRIGHAEVSIAGTTLMLCEEYPEYDILAPDPTASSSVTLHVHVDNADEVIAHAVSAGATVVMPARDQFYGERSGVVRDPFGHRWNIGHSIEDVTPQEMQRRFIALTAGPCD, encoded by the coding sequence ATGTCCACCCGCGAACTGTTTGCCTACCTGTGTGTCCGCGATGCGCAAGCGGCCATCGACTTCTACCGCGATGTCTTCGGCGCCAGCGAAACCCTGCGCCTGGTCGACGCCGGCGGCCGCATCGGCCATGCCGAGGTGTCGATCGCCGGCACCACGCTGATGCTGTGCGAGGAGTACCCCGAGTACGACATCCTCGCGCCGGACCCGACGGCTTCCAGCAGCGTGACCCTGCATGTGCATGTCGACAATGCCGACGAAGTGATCGCGCACGCGGTATCGGCCGGAGCAACGGTGGTGATGCCTGCCCGTGACCAGTTCTACGGCGAACGCTCCGGCGTCGTGCGCGATCCGTTCGGACATCGCTGGAACATCGGCCACAGCATCGAGGACGTCACGCCGCAGGAGATGCAGCGCCGCTTCATCGCGCTGACCGCGGGGCCGTGCGACTAG
- a CDS encoding helix-turn-helix transcriptional regulator: MSLRRPHPALRPYVEAVWASAAPGQSVAPREHVLPCTGMHLAIRLDGPLRLYRDAGDLRGETVADAVVAGARAGFYVKDTTQPSRSVGVILRPGATQALFGCDADELSSSHTPLDALWGPAAGRLHEALLDCDDESHQLELMQRALFARLRPARAMHPAIAQAMQGLGQREPVASLAQASGLSHRHLLARFRAATGLAPKAYARVLRFRHALRLLARGQPLADIAIDAGYSDQAHFNREFRELSGMTPQAYRRAPVRGEAHVAMVNFLQDAGTAPT; this comes from the coding sequence ATGAGCCTCCGCCGCCCGCACCCTGCACTGCGACCGTATGTCGAGGCGGTCTGGGCCAGCGCTGCGCCAGGGCAATCGGTCGCGCCGCGCGAGCACGTGTTGCCCTGCACCGGCATGCATCTGGCGATTCGCCTCGATGGCCCGCTGCGCCTGTATCGCGACGCCGGTGACCTGCGCGGCGAGACCGTAGCCGATGCCGTCGTGGCTGGCGCGCGCGCCGGCTTCTACGTCAAGGACACTACGCAGCCCTCGCGATCGGTCGGCGTAATCCTGCGGCCGGGCGCAACGCAGGCCCTGTTCGGCTGCGACGCCGACGAACTGTCGTCCAGCCACACGCCCCTCGATGCGTTATGGGGCCCCGCCGCAGGCCGACTGCATGAAGCGCTGCTCGACTGCGACGACGAATCGCATCAGCTCGAGCTCATGCAGCGCGCACTGTTTGCGCGCCTTCGCCCGGCACGCGCGATGCACCCTGCGATCGCCCAGGCAATGCAGGGACTCGGGCAGCGTGAGCCTGTCGCATCCCTGGCCCAGGCCAGCGGGTTGAGCCATCGACACCTGCTGGCGCGATTCCGCGCGGCGACCGGCCTGGCGCCAAAGGCCTATGCCCGTGTGCTGCGATTCCGCCATGCGTTGCGACTGCTCGCGCGCGGCCAGCCCCTGGCCGACATCGCCATCGACGCCGGCTACAGCGACCAGGCGCACTTCAACCGCGAGTTCCGCGAACTGTCCGGGATGACGCCGCAGGCGTACAGGCGGGCGCCGGTGCGCGGCGAGGCCCACGTCGCCATGGTCAATTTCCTTCAAGACGCGGGCACGGCCCCGACCTAA
- a CDS encoding AraC family transcriptional regulator has product MSLNALTRQSGLMERAKWADRGQLLRIGPAEGQWARCVGASRMGSVELTSQDLSIWVQMRAGSWVEAKEGRFYLRTGDWIAFAKDSLPQIQPDQNGICIGLTIAEDALRAMSRFSDFGLYVGRGRLKPEQARTVARMWYRASRNIDNDSRSGRIQAPLRSMLLFLQEIQAEYGQRLGLCPGASLGRKRQVFERMQRASLYLEGHCHRIVRISELAERTRFSTWYFSKLFHKLYGESPLAASARMRLDHAASLLASTLMTIGEVGAASGFDNSCSFARSFRARFGMTASEYRAARRDADLMLQRRRIANAKDVGASSGSVRSMRENVIKNSGIRLVGA; this is encoded by the coding sequence GTGAGCCTGAACGCCCTCACACGTCAGTCAGGTCTTATGGAACGAGCAAAGTGGGCGGATCGTGGTCAGTTGTTGCGGATTGGTCCGGCTGAAGGGCAATGGGCAAGGTGCGTCGGTGCCTCGCGCATGGGAAGCGTGGAGCTGACGAGCCAGGATCTCTCGATCTGGGTGCAGATGCGGGCAGGCTCCTGGGTGGAAGCCAAGGAAGGCCGCTTCTACCTGCGCACCGGCGACTGGATCGCATTCGCGAAGGATTCGCTGCCGCAGATCCAGCCCGACCAGAACGGCATCTGCATCGGCCTAACCATCGCCGAAGATGCGCTGCGCGCGATGAGCCGCTTCTCCGACTTCGGCCTTTACGTCGGGCGCGGCCGTCTCAAGCCGGAGCAGGCCAGGACGGTCGCCCGGATGTGGTACCGGGCCTCGCGCAACATCGACAACGACAGCCGCAGCGGCCGCATCCAGGCGCCATTGCGCTCGATGCTTTTGTTTCTCCAGGAGATCCAGGCCGAGTACGGCCAGCGGTTGGGCCTGTGCCCGGGCGCATCGCTCGGACGCAAGCGCCAGGTGTTCGAGCGCATGCAGCGTGCCAGCCTGTACCTGGAAGGTCACTGCCATCGCATCGTCCGCATCAGTGAACTGGCCGAACGCACGCGCTTCTCTACCTGGTACTTCTCCAAGCTGTTCCACAAGCTCTATGGAGAAAGTCCGCTGGCCGCATCGGCACGCATGCGACTGGATCATGCAGCAAGCCTGCTTGCCTCCACCTTGATGACCATTGGCGAGGTCGGCGCCGCAAGTGGATTCGACAACAGTTGCAGCTTCGCCAGAAGTTTCCGTGCGCGTTTCGGCATGACCGCATCGGAGTACCGGGCAGCACGACGCGACGCTGACCTGATGCTGCAAAGGCGGCGCATTGCTAATGCAAAAGACGTTGGCGCAAGCAGCGGATCGGTCAGGTCCATGCGGGAAAACGTGATCAAGAACTCCGGAATAAGGTTGGTAGGCGCTTAA
- a CDS encoding PAS domain-containing hybrid sensor histidine kinase/response regulator, with amino-acid sequence MIPGWILLLVSAGYVGVLFVVAYYGDQRDFTPKARWMRPAVYSLALAVYCSSWTFYGAVGTAARTGLGFLPIYLGPLLMLAFGWRILERLVLISGQNRIVSIADFLSSRYGRAPGLAALVASVALTAAVPYVALQFKAVAMSVEVLAGVPSDAGLLHDPAFYVALLLAVFAILFGTRQIDATEHHRGMVLAVALESLVKLLAFLAIGLFALFHLPGFGSLPERMVQAASIVTAPGVPAGFVAQTLLAFAAIVCLPRQFHVAVVECQDPSDLRSARWMFGGYLVLISLLVVPITLTGQALLAGTGASPDTYVLALPLALKQDSLALIVYIGGFSAATGMVIVASVALATMVSNDLIVPLLLRSGALHEGQGIGRQVLWVRRITIVALAMMAYAYHRGSAYYGRGGEDTLAQHGLLAFAAVAQFAPALIGGLYWRGASRSGAFAGLFAGTVLWLYTLLLPALARGGWFGSGWLEHGPLGVDWLQPEQLFGLHGWDPLTHGTFWSLLFNVGVFLFVSVRQRPRLQEQLLASPYLDPYVQRPALGPGGWAGSVRGSELLALAERIVGERHARRAFEEYAQQQGHPWQPAQPADRALAQFTERLLASAIGAASARLTLTTALRGSGMELGEVVALLDEANQELRFNRQILSTTLENISQGVSVVDAEMRLVAWNRRYQELFEYPDGMLYVGRPVSDLIRWNAERGEMGPGPTEAQVQRRLAHLRAGAPHVFERVRANGQVIEMRGRPLPGGYVTTYSDVTDYKRAEQGLREVNETLEQRVELRTREAESAQQSKTRFLAAISHDVLQPLNAARLFASALRETPEPAEQARLAERVDASLRAAEDLLDGLLDISRLDAGALRVEIVDFDVNELLRELVAQYAPVASGRGLQLRVRAPDRPRPVRSDRRLLRRALQNFLANALRYTREGGVLIAARVREGAVELQVWDTGPGISEFHLAQIFDEFRRFDTPGVGGERGLGLGLSICQRIARTLEHPLRVRSRIGIGSVFSITVPFGRAMYAAPLPEPHLMVGGDSLAGLRVLCVDNDREILDGMRSLLQRWGVTALTAANADEALALLVECPDVALVDYHLHDRLDGLGVIDELRVQCGRNLPAALLTGDGSDALKLAARERGCRVLTKPVKPASLRAFLAAQRQVVQV; translated from the coding sequence GTGATCCCAGGCTGGATTCTGCTGCTGGTGTCGGCCGGTTACGTCGGCGTGCTGTTCGTGGTCGCCTATTACGGCGACCAGCGCGACTTCACGCCCAAGGCGCGCTGGATGCGCCCGGCCGTGTACTCGCTGGCACTGGCGGTGTACTGCTCATCGTGGACGTTCTACGGCGCGGTCGGCACGGCCGCACGCACCGGCCTGGGCTTCCTGCCGATCTACCTGGGGCCGCTGCTGATGCTGGCCTTCGGCTGGCGCATCCTCGAGCGGCTGGTGCTGATTTCCGGGCAGAACCGCATCGTTTCCATCGCCGACTTCCTGTCCTCGCGCTACGGTCGTGCGCCAGGGCTGGCGGCACTGGTGGCCTCGGTGGCGCTGACTGCGGCCGTTCCCTACGTCGCCCTGCAGTTCAAGGCGGTGGCGATGAGCGTGGAAGTGCTGGCCGGCGTGCCCAGCGACGCCGGCCTGCTGCACGACCCGGCGTTCTATGTCGCCCTGCTGCTGGCGGTGTTCGCGATCCTGTTCGGCACGCGCCAGATCGACGCGACCGAGCACCACCGCGGCATGGTGTTGGCGGTGGCGCTGGAATCGCTGGTGAAGCTGCTCGCGTTCCTGGCCATCGGCCTGTTCGCGCTGTTCCACCTGCCCGGCTTCGGCTCGCTGCCCGAACGCATGGTGCAGGCGGCCAGCATCGTCACCGCGCCCGGCGTGCCGGCCGGCTTCGTCGCCCAGACCCTGCTCGCCTTCGCCGCGATCGTCTGCCTGCCGCGCCAGTTCCACGTCGCAGTGGTCGAATGCCAGGATCCGTCCGACCTGCGCTCGGCGCGCTGGATGTTCGGCGGCTACCTGGTGCTGATCTCGCTGCTGGTGGTGCCGATCACGCTCACAGGCCAGGCGTTGCTTGCCGGCACCGGCGCATCGCCTGATACCTACGTGCTGGCGCTGCCGCTGGCGCTGAAACAGGATTCGCTGGCGCTGATCGTCTACATCGGCGGTTTCTCGGCCGCCACCGGCATGGTCATCGTGGCCAGCGTCGCGCTCGCGACGATGGTCAGCAACGACCTGATCGTGCCGCTGCTGCTGCGCAGCGGCGCGCTGCACGAAGGCCAGGGCATCGGCCGCCAGGTGCTGTGGGTGCGGCGCATCACCATCGTCGCGCTGGCGATGATGGCGTACGCCTATCACCGCGGCTCGGCCTATTACGGGCGCGGCGGCGAGGACACGCTGGCCCAGCACGGCCTGCTCGCGTTCGCAGCGGTCGCGCAGTTCGCGCCGGCGCTGATCGGCGGCCTGTACTGGCGCGGCGCCAGTCGCTCCGGTGCCTTCGCCGGCCTGTTCGCCGGCACCGTGCTGTGGCTGTACACGCTGCTGCTGCCGGCGCTGGCACGCGGTGGCTGGTTCGGCTCGGGCTGGCTCGAGCATGGCCCGCTCGGCGTGGACTGGCTGCAACCGGAGCAGCTGTTCGGCCTGCACGGCTGGGACCCGCTGACCCATGGCACGTTCTGGTCGCTGCTGTTCAACGTCGGCGTGTTCCTGTTCGTGTCGGTGCGGCAGCGCCCGCGCCTGCAGGAACAACTGCTGGCATCGCCGTACCTCGACCCCTACGTGCAGCGCCCCGCGCTCGGCCCGGGCGGCTGGGCCGGCAGCGTGCGCGGCAGCGAACTGCTGGCGCTGGCCGAGCGCATCGTCGGTGAGCGCCATGCCCGCCGCGCCTTCGAGGAGTACGCGCAGCAGCAGGGCCACCCGTGGCAACCCGCGCAGCCGGCCGACCGTGCGCTGGCACAGTTCACCGAACGCCTGCTGGCCTCGGCCATTGGCGCGGCCTCTGCGCGACTGACCCTGACCACGGCCTTGCGCGGTTCGGGCATGGAGCTGGGCGAGGTGGTCGCGCTGCTGGACGAGGCCAACCAGGAACTTCGATTCAACCGCCAGATCCTGTCGACAACGCTGGAGAACATCAGCCAAGGCGTCAGCGTGGTCGATGCGGAGATGCGGCTGGTGGCGTGGAATCGCCGCTACCAGGAGCTGTTCGAGTATCCCGACGGCATGCTCTACGTCGGCCGCCCGGTCAGCGACCTGATCCGCTGGAACGCCGAGCGCGGCGAGATGGGTCCGGGTCCGACCGAGGCCCAGGTGCAGCGCCGGCTCGCGCACCTGCGCGCGGGCGCACCACACGTGTTCGAGCGCGTGCGCGCCAACGGCCAGGTCATCGAGATGCGCGGGCGTCCGCTGCCCGGCGGCTACGTCACGACCTACAGCGACGTGACCGATTACAAGCGCGCCGAACAGGGACTGCGCGAAGTCAACGAGACGCTCGAGCAGCGCGTCGAACTGCGTACCCGCGAAGCCGAATCGGCGCAGCAGTCGAAGACGCGGTTCCTTGCCGCGATCAGCCACGACGTGCTGCAACCGCTCAATGCGGCGCGGCTGTTTGCCAGCGCGCTGCGCGAGACACCGGAGCCGGCCGAGCAGGCACGCCTGGCCGAGCGCGTCGATGCATCGTTGCGCGCCGCCGAGGATCTTCTCGACGGCCTGCTGGACATTTCGCGACTGGATGCCGGCGCCCTGCGCGTGGAAATCGTCGACTTCGATGTCAACGAGCTGCTGCGCGAGCTGGTCGCGCAGTACGCACCGGTCGCGTCCGGCCGCGGGCTGCAGTTGCGTGTACGCGCGCCGGACCGGCCGCGACCGGTGCGCAGCGACCGCCGCCTGCTGCGCCGCGCCCTGCAGAACTTCCTGGCCAATGCGCTGCGTTACACGCGCGAAGGTGGCGTGCTGATCGCCGCACGCGTGCGCGAAGGTGCGGTCGAGCTGCAGGTATGGGACACCGGACCCGGCATTTCCGAGTTCCACCTGGCGCAGATCTTCGACGAGTTCCGTCGCTTCGATACGCCGGGCGTCGGCGGTGAGCGCGGCCTCGGGCTGGGCCTGTCGATCTGCCAGCGCATCGCGCGCACGCTGGAGCATCCGCTGCGCGTGCGCTCGCGGATCGGGATCGGCAGCGTGTTCTCGATCACCGTGCCGTTCGGGCGGGCAATGTACGCCGCACCCCTGCCCGAGCCGCACCTGATGGTCGGCGGCGACTCACTCGCCGGCCTGCGCGTGCTGTGCGTGGACAACGACCGCGAGATCCTCGACGGCATGCGCAGCCTGTTGCAGCGCTGGGGTGTGACGGCGCTGACCGCGGCCAATGCCGATGAGGCGCTGGCGCTGCTGGTCGAATGCCCGGACGTGGCCCTGGTCGACTATCACCTGCACGACCGCCTCGACGGCCTGGGCGTCATCGATGAACTGCGCGTGCAGTGCGGCCGCAACCTGCCGGCGGCACTGCTCACCGGCGATGGCAGCGACGCACTCAAGCTGGCAGCGCGCGAACGCGGCTGCCGGGTGCTGACCAAGCCAGTGAAGCCGGCATCGCTGCGCGCGTTCCTGGCGGCGCAGCGGCAGGTGGTGCAGGTGTAA
- a CDS encoding response regulator transcription factor, whose translation MTTLLIADDHPLFREALRGAVARVLPQAQLREADSVDALYTLVEAEPDADLLLLDLNMPGAQGFSALVHLRALHPQLPIVVVSAREEPTVMRRALDHGAVGFIPKSADAATLGEAITRVLDGDRWAPAAALSAPAAHADEHDAAQRLRDLTPQQFRVLQMLGSGLLNKQIGYELGVSEATVKAHVTAILRKLGASNRTQAVLIAGRLALDPSAIVPPPEEAE comes from the coding sequence ATGACCACCCTGCTGATCGCCGACGACCACCCGCTGTTCCGCGAGGCACTGCGCGGCGCGGTCGCGCGCGTGCTGCCCCAGGCGCAGCTGCGCGAGGCCGACAGCGTCGATGCGCTGTACACGCTGGTCGAGGCCGAGCCCGATGCCGACCTGTTGCTGCTCGACCTGAACATGCCCGGCGCGCAGGGTTTCAGCGCGCTGGTGCATCTGCGCGCACTGCATCCGCAATTGCCGATCGTGGTCGTGTCGGCGCGCGAGGAACCCACCGTGATGCGTCGCGCGCTCGACCACGGCGCGGTCGGCTTCATTCCCAAGTCGGCCGACGCGGCGACGCTCGGCGAGGCGATCACGCGCGTGCTCGACGGCGACCGCTGGGCACCGGCGGCGGCCTTGTCCGCACCGGCCGCGCACGCCGACGAGCACGACGCCGCACAGCGCCTGCGCGACCTCACGCCGCAGCAGTTCCGCGTGTTGCAGATGCTCGGCTCGGGCCTGCTCAACAAGCAGATCGGCTATGAGCTGGGCGTGTCGGAGGCAACGGTGAAAGCCCACGTCACCGCGATCCTGCGCAAGCTCGGCGCCAGCAACCGCACCCAGGCCGTGCTGATCGCCGGCCGCCTCGCCCTGGACCCCAGCGCCATAGTTCCGCCGCCGGAAGAGGCGGAGTAG
- a CDS encoding PQQ-dependent sugar dehydrogenase, translating into MHLSLRRATCLGLAATLSACAGQASLKSGEDTGPDPVIAEPAPSAIPTVNIAPAEGWPANTTPTAASGLKVTAFASGLDHPRWLYVLPNGDVLVAESNAPPGRSGIGGIKGKIMGAVKKRAGGAVPSPNRITLLRDSNGDGVAETRSIYASNLSSPFGMALVGDTLYIANTDSLVRAHYTAGETRLAAAPEKVADLPGKAGDKFNHHWTKSLLAAPDGSRFYVGVGSNSNIAENGMDAEANRAAVLELDANGGSQRVYAGGLRNPVGLAWEPRSGQLWAVVNERDELGNDLVPDYLTRVDSGAFYGWPYSYFGQHVDTRVKPQRPDLVATARRPDYALGSHVAPLGLAFANGDALGSDYAEGAFIGLHGSWNRKPLNGYKVVFVPFRGGMPAGAMRDVLSGFLDEGGNARGRPVGVAIDKRGALLVADDVGNVIWRVTRGAAR; encoded by the coding sequence ATGCATCTGTCGCTGCGTCGTGCCACCTGCCTTGGCCTGGCCGCCACGCTGTCGGCGTGCGCCGGCCAGGCCTCGCTGAAGTCGGGCGAAGACACCGGACCCGATCCGGTGATCGCCGAGCCCGCGCCGTCGGCCATTCCGACCGTGAACATCGCCCCTGCCGAAGGGTGGCCGGCCAACACCACGCCCACGGCCGCCAGCGGCCTCAAGGTCACCGCATTCGCCAGCGGACTCGATCATCCACGCTGGCTGTACGTGCTGCCCAACGGCGACGTGCTGGTCGCCGAATCCAACGCACCGCCGGGTCGCTCGGGGATTGGCGGCATCAAGGGCAAGATCATGGGCGCGGTAAAGAAGCGCGCCGGCGGCGCGGTGCCAAGCCCGAACCGCATCACCCTGTTGCGCGACAGCAACGGCGACGGCGTTGCCGAAACCCGCAGCATCTACGCCAGCAACCTCAGCTCGCCGTTCGGCATGGCCCTGGTCGGCGACACGCTCTACATCGCCAACACCGACTCGCTGGTGCGTGCGCACTACACCGCCGGTGAGACGCGTCTTGCGGCGGCGCCGGAGAAAGTCGCCGATCTGCCCGGCAAGGCCGGCGACAAGTTCAACCACCACTGGACCAAGAGCCTGCTGGCGGCGCCCGACGGCAGCCGCTTCTACGTAGGCGTCGGTTCCAACAGCAACATCGCCGAGAACGGCATGGACGCCGAAGCCAATCGTGCCGCCGTGCTCGAGCTCGACGCTAACGGCGGCAGCCAGCGCGTCTACGCGGGTGGCCTGCGCAACCCGGTCGGCTTGGCGTGGGAACCGCGCAGCGGGCAACTGTGGGCCGTGGTCAATGAGCGCGACGAGCTCGGCAACGACCTGGTCCCGGACTACCTGACCCGCGTCGACAGCGGCGCCTTCTATGGCTGGCCGTACAGCTACTTTGGCCAGCACGTCGACACGCGCGTGAAGCCGCAACGCCCGGACCTGGTCGCCACCGCGCGCCGCCCTGACTACGCCCTGGGCTCGCATGTCGCCCCGCTCGGCCTGGCGTTCGCGAACGGTGATGCGCTGGGCAGCGATTACGCCGAGGGTGCCTTCATCGGCCTGCACGGCTCGTGGAACCGCAAACCGCTCAATGGCTACAAGGTGGTCTTCGTCCCATTCCGAGGCGGCATGCCAGCTGGCGCGATGCGCGACGTGCTCAGCGGTTTCCTCGACGAGGGCGGCAACGCGCGCGGGCGACCGGTCGGCGTTGCGATCGACAAGCGTGGCGCACTGCTGGTCGCAGACGACGTGGGCAACGTGATCTGGCGTGTAACCCGCGGCGCTGCCCGATAG